From the Mycobacterium noviomagense genome, the window CAAGACCGACGTATTGATCGTTCACACCACCCCGTAATTCGAGCGCAGACGCGACCGCACGACCCAGATAGCAGCGGCACCGAGAGTCGAGAACGCCAACATGAGCACCCATTCACCCAGCCGCTGGTACACCGTGACCTGCGCGCCCAACGGGACATCCACGATGCGCACGCCACGGTAATTCGAGGCACACCAGGCAAGTTTGCGGCCGCGGGCATCGAATGCCGCGCTGTCCCCCGATAATCCGGCATGCGCCGCCGGGTGGCCGACCTCGGCCGCGCGCACGGCGATCGCGCCGGCCAGCTGCGGCTGGGCCCAACTTCCCTGAAAAGTCGACGTCGACGTCTGATAGGCCAGCAACTGAGCGCCGCGTTGCACCGCCCGGCGGGGAAGATCGGGAAAAACCGCCTCGAAACTGATCAACGGCCCAATGGCCAGCGAGCCGGCGTGCAGCACCGCTGGTCCGCTCCCACGGCCCCGGTCCTGCCCGGCGGCCTTGGTGTGGCGGGTCAGCCAGCCGAGCAGCGGTCGCAGCGGCACATATTCCCCGAACGGCACCAGCCGGGTCTTGCGGTATGTGCCTCGGGGGCCATCGGGTCCGATCAGCACCGACGACTTGTAGATCTCCCCGTCCGCCGCGGGCGCATCGACGTTGACCAGCAAGTCCGCGCCGACTTTTTTCGAAAGGTTCGCCAACTGCCGCACGTCGTCGGGGTGGCTGGTCGGATCCAACCCGACGCTGCTCTCGCCCCAAAGGACCAGGTCTGTCCGTTGTCCCGCCAATGTGGCGGTGAGCGCTTTCCCGGCGGCCTCGCGCGCCGCGGCGTAGTCGATGACTCCTGGCTGGACCAGCGCCACCCGCACGGTCGATCCCGCTGCGGGCGCCGGCCCCCAGCCGAACCACGCGGGTCCGAGTCCTGCGCAGGCCAGAGCGATCACCACGCAGCTCACCCGCGCGGCCGCCTCGCGGGAAAGCATCGCGCCGACGATTGCCGTGTTCACCGCGACAATCAGGAAACTGGTCAGCCAGACCCCGCCGAGCGCGGCCGAGGCAAGTGTGACGGGCTGGTTCCACTGCGAGGCGCCCACAGCGGCCCACGGGCCACCCAAACCGGGCCAGGACCGCACCGCCTCAGCCGAGACCCATGCACTGGGCAACACGATGACGGCCGCCAGCAGCCGACGCGTCGTCACCGCACCCGAGAGCAGTCGGTGCGCGAACCACCCCCACGGCAGCCATAGGGCGCCTATTACCGCGGCCATGACCAGCAGCAGGGGACCGGCACTGAGCAGCAGCCAGTACTGCGTGGCCAGCACGAAGCCGGCGAGACCGCACCAGGCCCGCACCGCAGCATCGGACGCCGTCGACGCTGCGCGCACCACCAGCAGCAGCGGGACCAGGCCGACCCAGGCCAGCCACCACCAAGACGGCGCCGGAAACGCCAACGCGGGCAACGCGCCGGCAATCAGCGCCGCCGCACGACCGGGCAGGCGCCGCGCGGTCACGCACTCGCGAGGTCGTGGCGAGTCAACCGGAAGGTGCGGGTCAGGCGGTCCGGTCGCGTCGTCAGCGTCACCTCCACCGCGCCGCCCGGTGTGACGACGTAGCGCTCTTCGACATCGGGCCCGTCGTCGCGGCGGTCGACCGGTCGGCCCCCCAGATCCGCCGCATCCTGCAGGTCGGGGTCGAACGGGAAGAACACCGGCTCATAGGGCGTCAGGTCGCCGTCGGGGTGGCCGTCGCGCAGGCGGCTGCACTCCACGAACCGGAAATGGCCGATGTTGTGCGCCGCCCGGTACCTGCGCGTCACGACCAGCGGCGCCTGGCCTTCGGCAGGAAGCTGCATGCCCTTCGACACGATCGGGTCGAAGCTGACATCTTCTCCCGCGTGCGCTTCGCGGAATACCCCGAAATGCCGGGAAAGCCGGTCGGACAGCACGAATCCGGCCTCCTTGTCGAGGAAGACGGCCAGCCCAATCGCCGTCGCCGCAAACGGATGCGGTGAGCGTTTGACGCGCTTCTCGCCGAACTTCTCGTCGAGCACGGTGCGCAGCTTGCGGGCAACCAGCGGAAAGCTTCCGGCCCCGCCCACCACGTAGATGCCGGCGACCTCCGACCAGTCCACCTCGTCGCCGGCTGCGTCCGCCAGGACGCGCGAGAGGACCGCGAGCGTCTTGTCGACGAGCGGCGCGCATACGGCATACACGTCGTCGATCGGGCAGGAGAACGGTGGTTTGCCGACCGCGTCGAGGTCGACCAGAAAGCGACGCGTGTTGGGGCCCACGGCTTCCTTGCGGGCGGCGCACTCCTCGAGCAGCAGTTCGCGGGCGGCGGCATCGAGTCGGCGAAGCTTGGCGCGGTTGCGGACCAGCTGCAGGATCGCCTCGTCGAAGTCGTCGCCGCCCAGGCGCTGGATGCCCTCGCTGGTGACCACCTCGTTGAGCCGCCCGGTCATCTTGAGCAGCGACGCGTCGAACGTGCCGCCGCCGAGGTCGTAGATCAGCACGTATTCGCGTTTCGCGGTGATCGTCGAGCGGTAGCGGTGGGCGTACTCGAAGCCCGCCGCCGACGGCTCATTGAGCAGCGCGACGACGTCGAAGCCGGCCTGTGTGAAGGCGTCCAGCGTCAAAAACCGTTGGGCGCTCGACGCGTTGGCTGGCACGCTGATCGCGGCCTGGATCCGCTCGCCTAGCGACAGGTCGACGTTCGACCGCTCCTGCAAGTCGCTCTTGAGCTGGGCGAGGAAGCGCACGAAAAGGTCGGCCAACCGGTAAGAGCGCCCGGACAGCTCGACCGTCGTGCGCGGACCGGCGTCGCCGAGCAGCCGCTTGAACGACCGCAGCACCGCCCAGCCCGGCTCGCGACGCAGCGCGGCGGCGTCCAAGCCGAACCGCAGCTCGCCGGCGTCATTCGCGGCGATCACCGACGGCCAGGCGTCGATCCCTTCGAACGACGCGACGGGGTAGTTGCCCCTGTCGACGGCGGCGACGACGGTGTGCGTGGTGCCGAAGTCGATGCCGACCCTCACCCCGCAAAGCTTAGGCGCTGCAGGGCGTTTCGCGTGCCATTTACCAGCCGCGCTCGCGCCGCTGGGTTTTTTTGGAGGTCGCTCCCGCGGCCTACCAGCCGCGCTGGCGCCACTCGCCGAGCTTGGGCCGCTCGGCACCTAACGTGGTGTCGTCGCCGTGCCCGGGGTAGACCACCGTGGAGTCGTCGAAGCGGTCGAACACCCGGGTGATGACGTCGTCGAGCAGCTGGGTGAAATCACCGGGCTTCCACGTCTTGCCGACACCGCCGGGGAACAGGCAGTCGCCGGTGAACAACTGGGTGACGCCGCCGGTGGCCGGTCCGTCGAGGGCGAGCGCGATCGACCCGGGGGTGTGGCCGCGCAAGTGGATGACGTCGAAGGTCAGCTTGCCGATCTGCACGGTGTCGCCGTCGGCCAGCAGCCGATCCGGCTTGACCGGGAGCGGGCCGGCGTCGATTTCGTTGGCTGCCGTCGGCGCGCCGGTGGCCTCAGCGACGGCCTCCAGCGCCTGCCAGTGATCCCAGTGCTGGTGACTGGTCACGATCAGCGACAGCTTCGGGGCGTAGCGCCGTACCAGATCGATGAGCACCTCGGCGTCGTTCGCGGCGTCGATCAAAAGCGTTTCGCCGGTCTCGGAACATGTCACCAGGTAGGCATTGTTGTCCATAGGCCCTACCGACGCCTTCACGATCGTCACGGCGGGCAGCGTGCGGCGTGCCGCGGTCCCCGGGTCGACGTGGCCGGTGTAGTTGTCGTTCAGGACAGGCATACGGTCACGGTACTGCTCGGGCGTGCATGTCGGTACGGGCACATAGCATGGGGAACGTGGTGACTGGAAAGGGACCCGTTGG encodes:
- the lnt gene encoding apolipoprotein N-acyltransferase, encoding MTARRLPGRAAALIAGALPALAFPAPSWWWLAWVGLVPLLLVVRAASTASDAAVRAWCGLAGFVLATQYWLLLSAGPLLLVMAAVIGALWLPWGWFAHRLLSGAVTTRRLLAAVIVLPSAWVSAEAVRSWPGLGGPWAAVGASQWNQPVTLASAALGGVWLTSFLIVAVNTAIVGAMLSREAAARVSCVVIALACAGLGPAWFGWGPAPAAGSTVRVALVQPGVIDYAAAREAAGKALTATLAGQRTDLVLWGESSVGLDPTSHPDDVRQLANLSKKVGADLLVNVDAPAADGEIYKSSVLIGPDGPRGTYRKTRLVPFGEYVPLRPLLGWLTRHTKAAGQDRGRGSGPAVLHAGSLAIGPLISFEAVFPDLPRRAVQRGAQLLAYQTSTSTFQGSWAQPQLAGAIAVRAAEVGHPAAHAGLSGDSAAFDARGRKLAWCASNYRGVRIVDVPLGAQVTVYQRLGEWVLMLAFSTLGAAAIWVVRSRLRSNYGVV
- a CDS encoding Hsp70 family protein → MRVGIDFGTTHTVVAAVDRGNYPVASFEGIDAWPSVIAANDAGELRFGLDAAALRREPGWAVLRSFKRLLGDAGPRTTVELSGRSYRLADLFVRFLAQLKSDLQERSNVDLSLGERIQAAISVPANASSAQRFLTLDAFTQAGFDVVALLNEPSAAGFEYAHRYRSTITAKREYVLIYDLGGGTFDASLLKMTGRLNEVVTSEGIQRLGGDDFDEAILQLVRNRAKLRRLDAAARELLLEECAARKEAVGPNTRRFLVDLDAVGKPPFSCPIDDVYAVCAPLVDKTLAVLSRVLADAAGDEVDWSEVAGIYVVGGAGSFPLVARKLRTVLDEKFGEKRVKRSPHPFAATAIGLAVFLDKEAGFVLSDRLSRHFGVFREAHAGEDVSFDPIVSKGMQLPAEGQAPLVVTRRYRAAHNIGHFRFVECSRLRDGHPDGDLTPYEPVFFPFDPDLQDAADLGGRPVDRRDDGPDVEERYVVTPGGAVEVTLTTRPDRLTRTFRLTRHDLASA
- a CDS encoding MBL fold metallo-hydrolase; its protein translation is MPVLNDNYTGHVDPGTAARRTLPAVTIVKASVGPMDNNAYLVTCSETGETLLIDAANDAEVLIDLVRRYAPKLSLIVTSHQHWDHWQALEAVAEATGAPTAANEIDAGPLPVKPDRLLADGDTVQIGKLTFDVIHLRGHTPGSIALALDGPATGGVTQLFTGDCLFPGGVGKTWKPGDFTQLLDDVITRVFDRFDDSTVVYPGHGDDTTLGAERPKLGEWRQRGW